The Fortiea contorta PCC 7126 genome has a segment encoding these proteins:
- a CDS encoding PPC domain-containing protein: protein MIFSVSTGLLLADNLVPINALEVPEFRGKFTIAKTPDERQPEAVKQGIEKIPAAQPPVATQPKQQIDSPLPAKTSPNTINSAPAPQPRNNNSSSRPSKPENSDPTPKPAGGSVAPKPTRPKDSNPNPRSASGSSNPPQSRGRQPASHSRSNNSTSESSVISLPKTPNYKEINFVDIAFDILAKGDFQSQGRYFHFYKFSGQANQLIQIRLIGSADQRRSNNLSLNPFMFLLDPDNQVIVKRGSDAASNETKDAFIYVRLPASGTYTIAVTSRNPGDTGRYSLALRNDRASYNIDESAELNEQSFTLKQNRSPYELSQFQGKKDQLVSIRVDSLWENFSPYIVLLDSQGNRIATDNAQDGKYSALIDRAKLPKDDTYYVVVISANPQERGRYRLTIF, encoded by the coding sequence ATGATTTTTTCTGTGAGCACTGGTTTGTTATTAGCAGATAATCTTGTACCTATTAATGCTTTAGAAGTTCCCGAATTTAGAGGAAAATTCACAATTGCTAAAACACCAGATGAGAGACAACCAGAAGCAGTCAAGCAAGGAATTGAAAAAATCCCCGCAGCTCAACCACCCGTAGCTACACAACCTAAACAACAGATTGATTCACCTCTACCAGCTAAAACATCACCCAATACCATAAATTCTGCTCCTGCTCCCCAGCCGAGGAATAATAATAGTAGTTCTAGACCATCTAAACCTGAAAATTCTGACCCTACCCCCAAACCAGCAGGAGGTAGCGTCGCACCTAAACCGACTAGACCTAAAGATTCTAATCCCAATCCACGCAGTGCGAGCGGGAGCTCTAACCCACCCCAGTCTAGAGGGCGTCAACCAGCTTCCCATTCTCGCAGCAATAATTCAACTTCTGAAAGTTCAGTTATTTCTCTCCCTAAAACTCCTAATTACAAAGAAATTAATTTTGTAGATATCGCCTTCGATATTCTAGCGAAGGGTGATTTTCAATCTCAAGGCAGATATTTTCATTTTTATAAATTTTCAGGGCAAGCAAACCAACTAATCCAGATTAGATTAATTGGCAGCGCCGATCAACGTCGCTCTAACAATCTCAGTCTCAACCCCTTTATGTTTCTTCTCGACCCCGATAACCAAGTGATTGTCAAACGAGGTAGCGACGCAGCGAGCAACGAAACTAAAGATGCATTTATTTATGTGCGACTACCTGCAAGTGGTACTTATACAATTGCAGTAACTAGTCGCAATCCTGGAGATACAGGTCGTTATAGCCTGGCTTTAAGGAATGATAGAGCCAGCTATAACATCGACGAATCGGCTGAGTTAAATGAGCAAAGTTTCACCCTCAAACAGAATCGCAGCCCCTACGAACTTTCTCAGTTTCAGGGGAAAAAAGACCAGCTCGTTAGCATTCGCGTAGATAGTTTGTGGGAAAACTTTTCTCCATACATCGTCTTGCTCGACTCTCAAGGAAACAGAATCGCTACAGATAACGCCCAGGATGGTAAGTATAGCGCCTTGATCGACCGTGCCAAATTGCCCAAAGACGATACTTACTACGTAGTGGTGATTTCCGCTAACCCACAGGAACGGGGAAGATATCGTTTAACAATTTTCTAA
- a CDS encoding Crp/Fnr family transcriptional regulator: protein MQTEVFSELFPLLSTANPQSLEWLLNVATDHEYPPERAVLMEDAWGNAVYFVVSGWVKVRLNSGSDSVALAILGRGDFFGEMAILDESPRSTDVIALSPVKLLSISRERFIQILFKDPHLHHRMLQLMVRRLRQINLRLQMRSAPPAVKLAQILVSLSENYSHKSDKDREIFNLSHKDLAQVADISVDEAAKIMEKLHEKGWIKIDTINNAIYLLNFPQLVNLAGKV, encoded by the coding sequence ATGCAAACAGAGGTTTTTAGCGAACTTTTTCCCTTACTGAGTACAGCCAATCCACAAAGTCTGGAATGGCTACTCAACGTAGCCACTGACCACGAATACCCGCCTGAGAGAGCCGTTTTAATGGAAGATGCTTGGGGTAATGCGGTTTACTTCGTTGTTTCCGGTTGGGTCAAAGTTAGACTTAACTCTGGAAGCGATTCTGTGGCTTTGGCGATATTAGGGCGGGGTGATTTTTTTGGCGAAATGGCCATTCTCGATGAATCTCCGCGCTCCACCGATGTCATTGCTCTGTCACCTGTGAAATTATTAAGCATTTCCAGAGAACGGTTTATTCAAATTTTATTTAAAGACCCGCATTTACATCACCGAATGTTACAACTGATGGTGCGACGTTTACGGCAAATTAATTTGCGATTACAAATGCGGTCTGCACCACCAGCGGTGAAACTAGCGCAAATTCTAGTTAGTTTAAGCGAAAACTATAGTCACAAATCAGACAAAGACAGAGAAATTTTTAACCTTTCCCATAAAGATCTAGCGCAGGTGGCAGATATTAGTGTGGACGAAGCCGCTAAAATTATGGAAAAGCTCCATGAGAAAGGTTGGATTAAAATCGACACAATTAACAACGCGATTTATCTGCTCAATTTTCCACAATTGGTGAATTTAGCTGGCAAAGTCTAA
- a CDS encoding histone deacetylase: protein MLPVIYTDEFLEHKTGKYHPERPERLSAIAHALKSSTFAEKITWLSPTPVSENPSLIPFLETVHTPAYIQKVREIAATGGGYLDGDTPVSPRSYDVALLAVNAWLDGVDNVLSSQNPAFVLARPPGHHAESDAGMGFCLFSNAAIAAIYALKQPGIDRVAILDWDVHHGNGTQAIVENHPQIAYCSLHQYPCYPGTGRAVERGFYDNVLNLPVPPGSNMSVYQPLFSENIVPFLANFQADLLIISAGYDANADDPLASINLQPQDYGLFSNYCLGITRKIVFGLEGGYDLSSLAASVMATIECCLV from the coding sequence ATGCTACCAGTTATTTATACCGATGAATTTCTCGAACACAAAACGGGAAAATACCATCCAGAGAGGCCAGAACGATTAAGTGCGATCGCTCACGCACTCAAATCATCTACATTTGCAGAAAAAATTACTTGGCTCTCACCCACACCAGTATCTGAAAACCCCTCTCTCATCCCGTTTTTAGAAACAGTCCACACCCCAGCTTACATTCAAAAAGTTCGAGAAATCGCCGCTACTGGTGGCGGTTATTTAGATGGCGATACACCCGTATCTCCCCGCAGTTATGATGTAGCATTATTAGCAGTAAACGCTTGGCTGGATGGAGTTGATAACGTGCTGTCCAGCCAGAATCCGGCTTTTGTTTTAGCTCGTCCACCGGGACATCACGCCGAAAGCGACGCAGGGATGGGCTTTTGCTTATTTTCCAATGCGGCGATCGCTGCTATTTACGCCCTCAAACAACCCGGAATTGACCGTGTAGCAATTTTAGATTGGGATGTGCATCATGGCAACGGTACACAGGCGATCGTGGAAAATCACCCTCAAATTGCTTACTGTTCTCTCCATCAATACCCATGCTATCCCGGTACTGGTAGGGCTGTAGAGCGCGGCTTTTATGATAATGTTTTAAATTTGCCCGTGCCACCGGGTAGTAATATGAGTGTGTATCAACCACTATTTAGTGAAAATATAGTTCCTTTTTTAGCCAATTTTCAAGCTGATTTACTAATTATCAGCGCTGGGTATGATGCTAATGCTGACGACCCTCTAGCCAGCATCAATTTACAACCACAAGATTATGGTTTATTCAGCAATTATTGTTTAGGTATTACTAGAAAAATAGTTTTTGGTTTAGAGGGTGGCTACGATTTATCATCACTAGCAGCCTCAGTTATGGCTACTATCGAATGCTGTTTAGTTTGA
- a CDS encoding carbon dioxide-concentrating mechanism protein CcmK, with translation MSLQAVGALETKGFPAVLAAADAMVKAGRVTLVGYIRVGSARFTVNIRGDVSEVKTAMAAGVEAAENVYGGTLESWVIIPRPHENVEAVLPIAYTDAVQQYRESVENPIVRPGNGR, from the coding sequence ATGTCACTACAGGCAGTTGGAGCACTGGAAACCAAGGGTTTTCCTGCTGTATTAGCAGCAGCAGATGCAATGGTCAAAGCTGGTCGAGTTACTTTAGTTGGCTATATTCGGGTGGGTAGTGCTCGGTTTACAGTCAACATTCGCGGAGACGTTTCTGAGGTGAAAACTGCTATGGCTGCGGGTGTGGAAGCCGCAGAAAATGTCTATGGCGGTACTCTAGAATCCTGGGTGATTATTCCTCGTCCCCATGAAAACGTCGAAGCGGTGCTACCAATTGCGTACACAGACGCCGTTCAACAATATCGAGAATCTGTAGAAAACCCCATAGTCAGACCTGGCAATGGGAGATAG
- a CDS encoding HetZ-related protein 2, giving the protein MGVVMQTLEQGFEERNLAMVTEGENLAQNWQKRLAAECPEQSAAMRESIVLWLLGRDHQRFNLLNPKELEIAKQAMEYRYRILLQRYLGMSRERAYRNLITRLASLVTLRNKIQTWVSLSRDRQRSVVDVLQEVIQELLQGDSYIQDQMARIGEITTDKRLRDTLLFASIEEYALRPVRNQPLLAYRFVNYLRRTQRGGLTQVPGSDLIRLVSEEILTDDNDNRVNLVDTQAIAEYQQAQQLEEQQALRQGVQKEFENYLQENLDAEAVQWLQLYLQGKTQDEIARKLNKPIKEIYRLREKISYHAVRVFALKDQPELVDNWLSISLKEHNLGLTPNQWQQLYTQLTQTGRQVLDLQKAGNSIEAIAQQLKLKTHQVMGEWTKVYLAAQALRTQH; this is encoded by the coding sequence ATGGGGGTTGTGATGCAAACTTTAGAACAGGGTTTTGAGGAGCGCAATCTCGCTATGGTAACAGAAGGAGAAAACCTAGCGCAAAATTGGCAAAAACGTTTAGCGGCAGAATGTCCAGAACAGAGTGCAGCTATGAGAGAAAGTATAGTTCTCTGGCTTCTGGGGCGTGACCATCAGCGGTTTAATCTGCTCAACCCCAAAGAATTAGAGATCGCCAAGCAAGCAATGGAATACCGCTATCGGATATTACTACAGCGTTACTTGGGGATGTCTAGAGAACGCGCTTATCGTAACTTAATTACGCGGCTGGCGAGTTTGGTAACGTTGCGGAATAAAATTCAGACTTGGGTATCACTGAGCCGCGATCGCCAGCGTAGTGTTGTTGATGTGTTACAAGAGGTAATTCAAGAATTATTACAAGGTGATAGCTACATTCAAGATCAAATGGCGCGGATTGGCGAAATCACAACGGACAAGCGACTAAGAGATACCCTGCTGTTCGCCAGTATAGAGGAATATGCTCTACGACCAGTGCGTAATCAACCCCTACTGGCCTATCGCTTCGTCAACTACCTGCGACGTACCCAGCGCGGTGGCTTGACCCAAGTACCAGGTAGCGACTTGATTAGGCTAGTTTCCGAAGAAATTCTTACAGATGATAACGACAACCGGGTAAATTTAGTAGATACTCAAGCGATCGCCGAATATCAACAAGCGCAACAACTAGAAGAACAACAAGCACTGCGTCAGGGAGTGCAAAAAGAATTTGAAAATTATTTACAAGAAAATCTCGATGCAGAAGCCGTGCAATGGTTACAACTCTATCTGCAAGGTAAAACCCAAGACGAGATTGCGAGAAAACTCAACAAACCAATTAAGGAAATATACCGTCTGCGAGAAAAAATTAGTTACCATGCAGTGCGTGTATTTGCCCTCAAAGATCAACCAGAATTAGTCGATAACTGGCTCTCAATTTCCCTCAAAGAGCATAACCTAGGACTGACACCAAACCAATGGCAACAACTTTATACACAATTGACTCAAACCGGGCGACAAGTCCTAGATTTGCAAAAAGCCGGTAACTCCATAGAAGCGATCGCCCAACAGTTAAAACTCAAAACCCATCAAGTGATGGGCGAATGGACAAAAGTCTACCTCGCAGCCCAAGCCTTAAGAACTCAACACTAA
- a CDS encoding BMC domain-containing protein — MPMAVGVIETLGFPSVLAAADAMVKAAAVTLVYYGQAESARLLVAVRGQVAEVKTAVEAGIAAGEEVKTGTVITHYIVPNPPENVETILPIHFTAKSEPFRMF; from the coding sequence ATGCCAATGGCGGTGGGCGTAATTGAAACATTAGGTTTTCCTTCCGTGTTAGCTGCAGCAGATGCAATGGTAAAAGCTGCCGCAGTCACATTAGTGTATTATGGTCAAGCTGAAAGTGCTCGCTTGCTAGTCGCTGTTCGGGGACAAGTTGCGGAAGTCAAAACAGCAGTTGAGGCAGGAATTGCCGCAGGAGAGGAAGTTAAGACTGGTACAGTCATCACCCATTACATAGTTCCTAATCCCCCAGAAAATGTGGAGACGATCCTACCCATCCACTTCACAGCCAAATCGGAACCCTTCCGAATGTTCTAG
- a CDS encoding M61 family metallopeptidase yields MTEATALRWQNRPHENLPTIHYLVAMPQPETHLFEVTLQIVDYQLPILDLKLPVWTPGSYLVREYAKNLQDFAVFAADKPLSWRKISKNHWQVETGNVTQLTVHYRIFANELSVRTNHLDSTHGYFNGAAIFFRLLGWEQQPIRVTITPARPEWLVTTPLPSDPELANTFYAADFDTLVDSPFEIGTHQLYQFEVLGKSHELAIWGGGNFQPQEMIADIEKIIHVEAQMFGGLPYERYVFILHLFHQAYGGLEHKTSCSLIYHRFGFRNREKCDRFLQLVAHEFFHLWNVKRIRPQALEVFDYDQENYTPSLWFCEGTTSYYDLLIPLWAGIYDVKSFLNHLSQEITKFLTTPGRKVQSLSESSFDTWIKLYRPDANSANSQISYYLKGAIVSLFLDLLIRSESQNRRSLDDVMRKMWQQFGVDEIGYTPEQLQSVIASVAERDLTDFFKRYIDGTEELPFNEYLAPFGLQLVAESAEEPYLGVRVNNENGREMIKFVEVGSPAQLAGIDAGDELLAINGMKVMGGGLGDRLKDYQPNDTIQVTVFHHDLLRSLSVTLAPSVPSKYQVISIPNPDLVQRDNLAGWLGSRIASVD; encoded by the coding sequence ATGACTGAAGCAACCGCATTGCGTTGGCAAAACCGCCCTCACGAAAACTTGCCAACTATCCATTATCTCGTGGCTATGCCTCAACCAGAAACCCATCTGTTTGAGGTGACTTTGCAGATTGTAGATTATCAATTGCCAATTTTGGATTTAAAACTGCCGGTGTGGACGCCTGGCTCTTATTTGGTGCGAGAATATGCGAAAAATTTGCAAGATTTCGCCGTTTTTGCCGCAGATAAACCGTTATCTTGGCGAAAAATTAGTAAAAATCATTGGCAGGTAGAAACAGGTAATGTTACTCAATTAACTGTACACTACCGAATTTTTGCTAATGAACTATCAGTCAGAACAAATCATTTAGATTCTACCCACGGTTATTTTAATGGGGCGGCGATATTTTTTCGGCTACTGGGATGGGAACAGCAACCAATTCGGGTGACGATTACACCAGCGCGTCCAGAATGGTTAGTAACTACGCCTTTACCATCAGACCCGGAGCTAGCTAATACTTTTTATGCGGCAGATTTTGATACTCTGGTTGACAGCCCGTTTGAAATTGGTACTCACCAGTTGTATCAGTTTGAAGTTTTGGGTAAATCTCATGAATTAGCAATCTGGGGGGGAGGAAATTTCCAGCCACAGGAAATGATTGCGGATATTGAAAAGATTATCCATGTGGAAGCACAGATGTTTGGTGGCTTGCCTTATGAAAGGTACGTGTTTATCTTACATTTATTTCACCAAGCCTATGGTGGTTTGGAGCATAAAACATCTTGCTCATTGATTTATCATCGTTTTGGGTTTCGCAATCGAGAAAAATGCGATCGCTTTCTACAATTGGTCGCCCATGAATTCTTTCACTTGTGGAATGTCAAGCGGATTCGTCCCCAAGCTTTGGAAGTTTTTGATTATGATCAGGAGAACTATACACCTTCTCTGTGGTTTTGTGAGGGGACTACGAGTTATTACGACTTATTGATTCCTTTGTGGGCAGGAATTTATGATGTAAAGTCGTTTTTAAATCATTTGAGCCAGGAAATTACTAAATTTCTCACCACACCAGGGCGGAAAGTGCAATCACTTTCGGAATCAAGTTTTGATACTTGGATTAAGCTTTATCGCCCAGATGCAAATAGTGCTAATTCGCAAATTTCCTATTATTTAAAAGGAGCAATAGTTTCTTTGTTCCTAGATTTGTTAATTCGTTCCGAGTCCCAAAATCGCCGCTCCTTAGATGATGTGATGCGGAAAATGTGGCAACAATTCGGTGTAGATGAAATTGGCTATACACCAGAACAATTGCAGTCAGTAATTGCATCGGTAGCTGAGAGAGATTTGACAGATTTCTTTAAACGCTATATTGATGGCACAGAAGAATTACCCTTTAATGAATATTTAGCACCTTTTGGTTTGCAATTGGTAGCAGAATCGGCAGAAGAACCTTATTTAGGTGTCAGGGTAAATAATGAAAATGGACGGGAGATGATTAAATTTGTCGAGGTCGGCTCACCTGCACAATTAGCAGGAATTGATGCAGGTGATGAGTTGTTGGCGATTAATGGGATGAAGGTAATGGGTGGGGGATTAGGCGATCGCCTCAAAGATTACCAGCCAAATGATACAATCCAGGTTACGGTTTTTCACCATGATTTACTCCGTTCTTTGAGTGTGACTCTCGCTCCCTCAGTTCCTAGCAAATATCAAGTGATTTCAATACCAAATCCTGATTTGGTGCAAAGAGATAATTTAGCTGGCTGGTTGGGTTCCCGGATTGCTTCCGTAGATTAG
- a CDS encoding serine/threonine-protein kinase: MRCCLNPDCPNPHNHDSHQYCQSCNTPLIPLLRGRYRVIKVLSDEGGFGRTYLAEDVDKLNEWCVVKQFAPKFQESSALKKAVELFKEEAKQLQKLGEHDQIPALLAYFEQNNYLFLVQQFIDGQNLSQELQQGITYNESKILQLLLDLLPVLKFIHDRGIIHRDIKPQNIIRRQRDGRLVLIDFGSSKQLTVTVQTQIGTTIGSHGYTPMEQMHNGEAYPASDLFSLGTTCFHLLTGVRPSQLWMEHGYSWVSSWRRHLSNSGSVKVPLSGYLSEVLDNLLQTDIQQRYQSADEVLKDLTNEPSFTSAPATLLTVSSTTQRVNRLLVYAAILLLGLGGVWYLQARVFSSHQPVNKVSQAPSTLKGHASDVNSVAFAPDGVTLASGSDDKTIKLWNLANNQEIRTLKGHSQWIWTVAFSPDGQTLASGSADKTIKLWNVSSGKEIRTLAGNGDGITSVAFSPDGKILASGSLDQKIKLWNVATGKEIHTLSGHSQAVASVAFSPDGQTLASGGWDKKIKLWNLTTEKEIRTFEGHSQLVQAVAFSPDGVSLASGSKDKTIKLWNLVTGEAIRTLTGHTDKVNSIVYLPKSINQKNQTVANLASGSSDNTVKLWNLETGKEIRTLKTGSGYIYAVASSPNGKMIASGGSADNIIKIWQISN, from the coding sequence ATGCGCTGCTGCCTGAATCCCGATTGCCCAAATCCGCACAATCATGATAGTCACCAGTATTGTCAAAGTTGTAATACACCACTAATACCATTACTTAGGGGTCGTTATCGCGTGATTAAGGTACTATCTGACGAAGGTGGATTTGGTAGAACCTATCTAGCGGAAGATGTCGATAAGCTCAATGAATGGTGTGTGGTCAAGCAATTCGCGCCAAAATTTCAGGAAAGTTCCGCTTTAAAAAAGGCAGTAGAGCTATTTAAAGAAGAAGCTAAACAACTGCAAAAATTGGGCGAACATGACCAAATACCCGCACTATTGGCTTATTTTGAACAAAATAACTACCTGTTTTTGGTGCAGCAGTTTATTGATGGGCAGAATTTATCACAGGAATTACAACAAGGGATAACCTACAACGAAAGTAAAATTCTCCAATTGCTACTCGATTTGCTTCCTGTGCTGAAGTTTATCCACGATCGCGGTATCATTCATCGAGATATCAAGCCACAGAATATTATCCGTCGTCAGCGGGATGGACGATTGGTCTTGATTGACTTCGGTTCGTCAAAGCAATTGACAGTAACGGTACAGACTCAAATCGGCACAACTATCGGCTCCCACGGTTACACCCCCATGGAACAGATGCACAATGGTGAAGCTTATCCAGCCAGCGATTTGTTCAGTTTGGGTACCACTTGCTTTCATCTACTGACGGGGGTTCGTCCATCTCAATTGTGGATGGAACATGGTTATAGCTGGGTTTCTTCTTGGCGACGACATCTATCTAATTCTGGGAGTGTTAAGGTTCCTCTGTCTGGATATTTGAGCGAGGTTCTAGATAATCTCTTGCAAACAGATATTCAACAGCGTTATCAATCTGCTGATGAAGTGCTCAAAGACTTGACAAATGAACCATCATTCACTTCTGCACCTGCAACTTTACTCACAGTTTCATCAACTACTCAAAGGGTAAATCGGCTGTTGGTGTACGCGGCGATTTTGTTGTTGGGATTAGGAGGAGTTTGGTATTTACAAGCTCGTGTATTTAGCTCCCATCAACCTGTAAACAAAGTCTCTCAAGCGCCAAGCACCCTCAAAGGTCACGCCAGTGATGTGAATTCCGTAGCTTTTGCGCCCGATGGTGTCACCTTGGCTAGCGGTAGTGACGACAAGACAATTAAGCTGTGGAATTTGGCAAATAATCAAGAAATTCGGACTTTGAAAGGTCACTCTCAATGGATTTGGACTGTGGCTTTTTCTCCCGATGGTCAGACTTTGGCGAGTGGGAGTGCTGACAAGACGATTAAGTTGTGGAATGTGTCGAGCGGTAAAGAAATTCGTACTTTGGCGGGTAACGGTGACGGGATCACATCTGTCGCTTTTAGTCCTGATGGGAAAATTCTCGCCAGTGGTAGTTTAGATCAGAAAATTAAATTGTGGAATGTAGCAACAGGAAAAGAAATTCACACTTTATCTGGTCACTCTCAAGCAGTTGCGAGTGTGGCTTTTTCTCCTGATGGTCAGACTTTGGCTAGTGGTGGTTGGGATAAAAAAATTAAACTGTGGAACTTAACGACAGAAAAGGAAATTCGCACCTTTGAGGGACATTCTCAATTAGTTCAGGCTGTGGCTTTCAGTCCCGATGGTGTCAGTTTGGCTAGTGGTAGTAAGGACAAAACTATCAAATTGTGGAATTTAGTAACGGGGGAAGCAATTCGCACGTTGACAGGGCATACAGATAAAGTTAATTCTATTGTTTATTTACCAAAATCAATCAACCAAAAAAATCAAACTGTTGCCAATTTAGCTAGCGGTAGTAGCGACAACACTGTGAAATTGTGGAATTTAGAAACAGGAAAAGAAATTCGCACTCTGAAGACTGGTTCAGGCTATATTTATGCTGTTGCTAGTAGTCCTAATGGCAAAATGATCGCTAGTGGTGGAAGTGCGGATAATATTATTAAAATCTGGCAAATCTCAAACTAA